The genomic window GGGATGTTCCTCCGGTGGATGGCGAACTCCATGTTCTACGCCGCTTTCGGAGCAATTCTTGGCGGCCTCATCTCCGTGATGGCCGGTTACGCGTTCGACAAATTCCAGTTCCGCTGGAAGGACTCGTTCTTCGGGATTGTCCTGGTGGGCGTGCTGATTCCCAACACGGCCACGGTTCTCCCCATGTATCTGTTGGCCTCCGTTTTCGGCATCACCAACACCATCTGGGCCATCCTCATTCCGGTGCTCTGCAACCCGTTCGGCGTCTACCTGGCCAGGGTGTACTCGGCAGCCTACGTTCCTGCCGAGACCCTGGAAGCTGCCCGCGTTGATGGAGCCGGACCTATCCGGTCCTTCTTCTCCCTGGGCCTTCCCATGATGATGCCCGGGTACATCACCATCGCACTCTTCCAGTTTGTGGGCGTGTGGAACAACTTCATGCTGCCCTTGGTGATGCTGCAAGACCAGAAGTTGCTGCCGGTCAGCGTCGGCATCTCCATCTGGCAGGGGTATTCCATCCCTCAACCGGAGTTCACGCCCATGGTCATTACGGGCTCGCTGCTTTCGATCATTCCGTTGCTGCTGGCGTTCATCATGCTGCAGCGCTTCTGGAAATCGGGTCTCACGGCAGGGAGCGTCAAGTGAGGTTGAATGTTGCCCTGGCCATGCCGGCCCACACCGCGCGGGCGGTGTTTCCCTCCAGGAGCCTGGATCCCCTGGAGCCGGCGCTGACGCTGCTGAGCCGGGACCCCATCGAGGACTTCACGACGCCGGATGGCCGCGCCGTGTTGTCAGAGGCGGACATCCTCATCACCGGCTGGGGCTGTCCGATGATCGACCACGCTGTCCTGGACGCTGCACCCCGGCTCCGCTATGTACTCCATGCCGCCGGCAGCGTGAAACACCACGTCGGAGATGCCTGCTGGGAACGCGGCCTCCAAGTCAGCTCCGCTGCAGACGCCAACGCCATCCCGGTTGCCGAGTACACCGTGGCCATGATCATCCTTGCCAACAAACGGGTCCTGCAGATCGCCCGTGCCCTGCACACCACCCGGACCGACGTCCTGGCCGAGCAACTTTTCCCGGACATGGGCAACTACCGCAAGCGTGTAGGAATCATCGGAGCCTCGAAGATCGGCAGGCACGTGATCAGGTTGCTGGCACCCTACGACCTGGAAGTGGTGGTTGCCGACCCCTATCTTTCCCCCGAGGAAGCGGAAGTCCTCGGCGTCGGACTCGTCAGCCTGGAGGAGTTGGTAGCCCACAGTGATGTGGTCAGCCTCCATGCGCCGTCGCTGCCGTCCACCAGGAACCTCATGGACGCCGGGTTGATCGAGCGGATGCGGCCGGGCGCTACCTTCATCAACACCTCCCGCGGCGAACTCGTGGACCAGGATGCGCTGCTCGCCAGGGTGGAACGCGGCGACCTCTACGCGATCCTTGACGTGACCACCCCGTGGGTGCTGCCTGCCGGCTCCCGCTTCTACACGCACCCCAACGTACTGCTCACCCCGCACGTGGCGGGGTCGCTGGGCAATGAGTTGGAGCGCATGGCGGCGAGCGCAGTGAATGAGGCGCTGCGGTTGTCCCGCGGGGAGTCCCTGCAGTACCCGGTGAAACTGGAGGACCTGGCGTTTATGGCGTGAGCGCCGTACACGTACTGCCAGCAGCGCAGCCAACAGCGCGGCCAACAGCGCGGCCAGCAGCGCGGCCAGCAGCGCAAAGCGACAAACCGTAAAGGCGAACAAGCGCACGACGACGACCTGCCGCCGTCGTGCGCTTGTTGCCTTTTAGCTGTTGCTTCCTTAGCGGGCGTCCTTCTTTGCCTGGCGCTGGGCGCCTTGGGACTGGCTGGAGGCATCGCGCTTCACGCCGCCGGTGGTCTTTTGGTGGGAACGGGCACGGCCCGAATCCGTGGCTGACTTGGCGCCTCCCCCCGAGGACCCAGGCCCAGTGGACTTGCCCGCGCTGGCTCGTTCCAGCCGTTCGTCCTTCAAGGCCTCGGCAGCTTCATGGGCCTGGCGCGCCAGTTCCGTGCTGACAATCGAGAGTGCCTCTTCGAACACGAATGCCCGGGCACGTGCCTTGTCTGACTTGTTCGATGCAGCTCCGCGGCCGCCGGCTTCCAGGACCTCGTCAGCGGCTTTGCGTCGATAGTTGGTGGTGTATTTGTTGCGGGCCCGCCGAACCCGTTTGTGAAGTTGCAGCAGGCCTTCCTCATCGAGGAGCTCAAGCCTGGCTGGCTCCAATTCGCGAATCAAATCAAGTTGATCTTGCTTCAACACCCACAGATATTGGTCCATTTGCCGATACTTGCACACCTCCCTGACGAGGGGTAGGGGGTGTGGGAGTTCTCATCCGAAGCGGGGGATGGCATTGGATCACTCGAAGAGTTCCGGGGCCGCGGTGAGGGCAACGTAAGCCCACACGTCCAGGCCCAAAGGCTCCAATGCTTCAGCAACAGCCCTGCGGACGGCGTCTTCCTCGCCCACGTTCCACTCGGATCCGGACACCACAAAATCAACCTCAACGTACAGCTTCCGCCCTACCTTCCCGGACCGGATGAGCGGTTCCTGCAGCCCGTATTCCGCCCGGACGCCCTGTATCGCTTGGGTGATGGCGGCGTCCAACTCTTTGGACGGCGCACCTTCGAGGAGCTCGTTCAACCCGGTCCGGATCAACCCGATAGGGATGTATGCCAGGATCAGGCAGGCCAGCAGGACCAGGACCGGGTCAACGTAGAGGGCAACATCGTTCAGCCCAAGGCCCTGCAGGACCAATGCCGCCCCCGCGCCCAGGAGCATCATGACGCTGAGGATGGCCCCCGCCCGCCATTGCGCGATTTCAGCCACCACCAGGTCCGAGTCCGGTGCCGCCCGCCGCATCCACGCGGCCACCCCGAATCCAATAGCCGCTGTGGCAGCCCCATATATGGCGATGATCGCGGCGCTGACCGGAGAACCGCCGTCGCGTATGACCACCACGGCATCGCCCGCTGCCACCAGCAACGTCCCCGCCACCGCCAGGCCTTGGATGAGCACTACCAGCGGAGTCAGGGCGTCACGGCCAAAGGGGAAACGGCGCGTGGGGCCACCGGCAGAAGCGGAAGATGCCTTGAGGGAGATCGCGGTGAGCACCAGCCCAATGCCCATGTAGGCGCCGTCGAACACGATGATTCTTGTCCCGCTGAGCACCCCCAAAACCAGGGCCCCTGCGGCAGACACAGCGGAGACCCACAAAGAAGCCCGCAACGCGCGCCGCTCGGCCCCCAACTGCACGGTCGGCATCAGTCGTTCCGGGTGGCGAGGGCGTCCAGCAAGCGGATGAAGACAGCGATCCAGCCATAGATGATCACGAACGCAATGAGCTCGAATGCCGTGAGGTTGAAGTAACCCACCGGGTAGAACAGCACCAGCGACACGATCAGGGCCGCGAGGAAACTGCCGCACACCAGGAAAAACCGGCGGGGCAGGCCACGGAGGATGAAGGGCGAGGCAAGGAGCAGCAAGATGAACACCACCGCCATCCCGGAGGCGAACAAGGTATGGATCAGGAAGCTGACGGACAACGGGACCACGCCCACCCCGGCCAGCAACAACCCCATGGCCACGAACGCACCCGAGCAAAGTCCTGCGCTCCAAGGCTTGACCAGCACGCCCTGGGCGATGAGGGAACGCAAATCACGGTCCAAATAGACGGCGAAGGTGGTGATGAAGAATCCGGCCACGATCAGCGACAGATTAAAGAGTCCACTGGACGCCCCGCCCACAGTGCCGAGCTGGCTGAAGTGGTACTCCCACCATTTGGGATCCTGCGACGTCGCCATGCTGGCCACGATGCTCATCACCATGAACAGGACCAGGAGACCGGACAGTTTGCGGGTGCTGATGTCGTACACCGACAGGTAAATCCAGTAGGCAGCCAAGCCTGACACGACTGCCATCCCCACGGTGGCCGCATAGATATCCACGGTGAGCCCCTGGAAGCTGCGCTGCAGAAGAAGGAAAACCGCGACAGTTGCGATCGCTGCGATCAGGGCATGGACCAAGGCCACCGTTGAGGCGTCCACAATGAATTTCCAGGCCGGCAGTCCAAGCCGCCAGTGCTGATCCGGCTGATACCGCGAACGCCAGTACCCGATATACGCCGAGGCCAACCCCAGCACCAGAACAGCGCCCGCAGACACGAGGCCCAAGGAGACGCCGCCCCATAAGGGAGGGGTGCGGCCGAAGAAGAGGAGCAATCCTGCGAGCCCGGCCACCACTGCGGCGGAAGAAGCAGCCAGAAGTGCCTCGGACTCGTTGGCCAGGCGGCGGTGCTGGGAACCGGGGGGTGTTGAACCGGGCGGTGTTGAACCGGGCGGTGTTGAACCGGGCTGTGCTGAATCCGGCGGTGTTGAATCCGGCGGTGTTGGACCCTGGCTGGGCGGGCCTGCCAGCGCTGGCGGGTCAGCGGGTACTGTCGCCGAAGCGGCAGGGATGCCCGACGCCGGTTCGGTCACGGCGCGGTTCTTCCGACGGAGCCGCTCCGGTCTTCGTGCCGGTCCTTTTGCGGGTTCCCTCCCGCTTCCTGCTGCGCGCCCCGGCCATCTTCATCCGGAGAGAGCCGAAGCCAGGCTCTCGCTTCAGCAGCAGAAGTGAAGAATTGGGTGGGGCAAGGTGGCTCTTGGACCGCCAATTGGTAGTCGGCGAGCATGCGGTCCACCGGGTTGTTTCCCAGAAGGGCAATCCTCGAGGCAGCACAGGGCTCAACAAAAACATCGCGGGCCGCACGGCTGAGGTGGGCGGTCTCGGCCATGGTCACCAAGAGCGGATACCTGCGGCCGGCAGCGAGATCATTGACGGCCTCGACGGCGGCACGGGCGTTGGCGGCCTCGATCCGCACGCCAGGTTTCCACGCCAGGAACATGATGTCTTCCGGTTCGAACCCGATGACGTAATCGCAATGGTCCTGCTGAGCCATGGAAGCATCTCCCTCTCTGCGGCCCTGGCCAGGGCGACACGATCTGACTCAACCCTGCACCCCGGGACAATCACCCTGTCTCATCCAAAAAGAATGATCTTTGGGTGCGCTGACGGTTGGAGTCCCATCCGCGCTGCCCAAGCCACTCAGCCCGCAGCGGATTCTTCCGCCGCGGGTCCCGCAGCCGATTCCGCCGCCGATTCCGCCGCCGATTCCGCCGACTCTTCCGCCGCCGTCGTCGCATACGAGGCCGAGACGCGTCGGTAAACCGGAGTCAGGAAGGCGAGCAGCGCCACGGCAATCATGATGAGGCCCGCGGCCAGGAAGACCAAGGCGATGCCACGGGAAATCCCTTCTCCCAGCAGCGGTTCCAGTTGTGCTGCGCCCTCGGATGACCGTGCGTAGGGGATGATCCAGAACTGGGCGATCGGAGCGATGAGGAAGGCGGTGATGGGTGCAGCCGCGGACTCGAACGCCATGGCGAAGCCAAACACCCGCCCTTGCCGGGGCAAGGGAACCACCTTTTGGATGACGGTTTGTTCGGCCGCCTCCACTACGGGAACCAAGGCCATGTACAGCCAGATTCCTGCGATGTAGAGCCAGGCCCACTCCCGCACGGTGAACAGTGCACCGATCAAGCCCATGAGCATCACTGCAATCAACATGGTGCGCAAGGGGTTGGAGCCGAGTCCGAACTTGCCAATCAAGGCGCCGCCAACAACAAACCCCGTGGCTCCCACGGCAAAGACAGTTCCCCACATTTCCACGGAGAACATTTCCAGTCCGTAAGGATCCATCAGGGCCATGTAGACCCCGCCAATGAAGTTGTTGAACGTTGAGAAGAGGATCAGGGCAAACAGTCCGGATATCGCCATGACTGCAGCCCAGGAACCTCGCAGGTCGAATCCGCCTTCCGCGTCGGAGGCCGCTGCCCGTACTTCCTCGGGCATCCGCAGCGTGAGGAGATGCGCGAAGGCCACTGCGGTGAGCACCAGGGCCACAACCACGGTCCACCCCATGCCCAGCAGCCCCACGGACAACCCGGATAGCACCGAGGTCACAATGAACATGAGCCCTTGCACCATGCCCACCAGACCGTTTGCGTTGGGCCGGCGGTCGGGTTCGATCAGGATGGTGACCGTGGTGGACAGTGCGATGTTGCGCATGTTCTCCACCACAGCACCTATCAGGATGATCATGGTGAAGATCCAGAACCAGGGCTGCGTCAGGTCCAGCAGCGCTTCTTCGGGCGTCAGCAGGAACATGATCCCGGACAGGACGAACATCACCAGGGTGAACATGGCCGCGAAGCGCATCACGGCCAGTTTCCGGTACCGGTCCACGAAGGTGCCGAAGCTGATGCTGGAGAGCGCGATCAACAACATGTACGCACCGCCGATCACCCCTGTGGCGATCACGTTGCGGGATTCCAGATACACCCAAAAGGTCAACGCGAACCAGAGATAGCTCGTGGTGATATTGGCGATCGCCGTGTTGATCAGGATCCCGGTGAAGGTGCGGGACCTTTGTGCCGGGGTTCGTACGGAGAGATCGATGGTGTCAGTAGACGCGGCGGTGGACGGTTCCTGCTCGGTCATGCGATCCAGTAAACCACCGGGTCCAACGGCCCGGTAGTATCGGCAGGTAATTGACGAAACTCTTGGGGGATTGTTTTTTATGACGGAAATTCAGGGGCAGCTGTCTTTCACGAAGGACGCAGCCAGGGACTTGGAACTGCAGGAGTATGGGCTTGATCCCGCCGTGGATTCCACGCTCCTGCCCAATGCCGCCGTCATGAGTGCCCTGCAGAACCTCGTGAGGCTCGCCACCGAGCTGTGCGGCGCACCGTTTGGCGTGGTCAACATCATCAGTGCCGAGTACCAACACCAGATCGGCGCGTGGGGCGTGGACCCGGGGGTGTGCTCCCGTGAAGACTCCATGTGCGCCAAGGTATTCCTCTCCCGCGAGAGGACCGTGGTGGCGGATGCGTCCAAGGACCCCCGCTTCGCAGACAATCCTTTTGTTACCGGCGAGATCGGCGATGTCCGCTTTTACGCCTCAGTTCCCCTGCAAACAGAGTCCGGGTTCGTCCCCGGAACCCTGTGCGTTTTCTCGGACAAGACCAAGGAATTGACCCCTGAACAGGTCAGCATGCTGGAAGTCCTGGCCAAGCAGGTAGTGGAGTTGCTTGAACTTCAGCACCGTACCGTCCAGTTGGACCGTACCTATTCCGAGTTGCGGGAAAGCAACGCGAAACTCGCCGGCTTCGCTGGCCGCGTCAGCCATGACCTCCGCATCCCCCTGACCACCATCCTCGGCTACGTGGAACTGGTGGAGGACGACCCCGACGTCGAACCCCAAAGCACCGCTGCACAGTATCTGGACCGGATAGGTGCCAGCGGCCGCCGGATGCTGGGCATGCTCGAGGACGTCCTGAGCTACTCCCGCGTGGGTGGCGGCATCCAGCCGGTCACGGTGTCACTGCGCGAGGTAGCCCAAGAGGTTGCCCGTGACCTCGGCATCGAGAACGATGACGTTGTGGACGTCCAGGAGCTCCGGCTCCAGGCGGACCGTGGGCAGCTCCGCACACTGCTGCAGAACCTCGTTTCGAATGCCATGAACTACCGCAGCCCGGATCGTGAGCTGCGGGTCCGGATCAGCGGGGTTTCGAACTATCACGGCGCCACTGTCTTCGTTGCGGACAACGGCAAGGGCATCGCCCCGGAGGACCGCGCAAAGGTCCTGGAACCCTTGGTACGCCTGCGCAGGCAGGGCGACGGCCCCGGCTCAGGTCTCGGCCTGGCTACCTGCAGCAGCATCGCGAAAGCACACGGCGGCGACCTCACCCTGGCAGAAACTCCCGGCGGCGGTACAACAGTGGCCGTCAGTTTCCCCTCCGGAAGCTGACCCCGGCCAGCGCGTTCAGGGTCGCCGAACTGACAGAACGTAACGCACGACGGCGGCAGGTCGCCGTCGTGCGTTAATCAACGGTGATTGGGCTACTTGCCGTTGCCTTTGCCGCTTTCGGACTTCTTGCCGCTCTTGCCCTCGCTCTTTTGAGCTGCGAGTTCCTTGCCGCTGAGGGGCGCTTGTTCGACGACCGGCTGACCGGCAGGCACCGTGCCAAGTTCCGGCTGGGTGGTCTCGGGAAGGTTGACGACCTCGGCCGGGCCCGGATCCGCGGCTTTTGGAGCGGCGGGGGCGGTTGCCGAGGGCCCAGGTCCTTCGGGCGCATCCGGGGCGGTTCCCGCAGGGTCCCGGGTCACTTCGGGTGTGGCGGGTTGGGGGTCGGCCTGGGAGATTCCGGGGTCGGCGGGCTGTGACGGATCAGGTGTATTGCCGGCCAAGCCAATGCCCTGGGCCAACAGCAACAGCGCTATCGGAATGGTCACGGCTGCCGCTGCCACGCCCCGCACCGTCTTGGGACGACGTTTGGTGAAGCTCTGGATGCTGGTGATGGTGGCTTGCTTCCGGGTGGCTGAGCGCAGCGGGCCCTGAGGGGGCACCGCCGTCAGCACTGCAGTCCTGCGGCCGGTTTGAATCCCGTCCGCGGCAAGCGACTGTTCCACCTCTTGAGCGGCCGGGCGCTTTTCGGGATCCATGTCGGTCATGGCTTCCAGGAGCGAGCGCAACGGGGCGGGCAGATCCAGGGGTATTTGGGGCGCGCGGTGGAGGCGGGCCGACGCCGTTTCGATGGGCGTCCCAGGGTATTCCGCCTTACCCGTAAGGCATTCGAGCAGAACCAGGCCCAACGAGTAAATGTCGCTCGCCGGGGTCAGATGCAGGCCCTGGGCCTGTTCGGGGCTCAGGTACTGGGCCGTACCGACGGTGAACCCGGTGGCAGTCAGGCGGTGGTCGTTCATCACCAGCGCCACACCGAAGTCCGCCAGCTTTACAGACCCACCCAGTACGTCGTCGTCGGAGACCAGGATGTTGGCCGGCTTGATGTCGCGGTGGATGACACCTTTGGCGTGCACTTGGGACAGGGCCCCGGCCAGCCGGGTTCCGATGCGTGCGGTCTCCGGAATGGTGAGGGGTCCCTCGGAGAGCATGGCACGCAGATCGCGGCCTTCGGCCAGTTCCATGACCAGGTAGGCGCGCTCTTCGTCATTCCTCGTGTCCACCCCGGCATCCAACGCTGCCACCAGCCCGGGGTGGTCGAAGGCGGCCAGCAACCGCATTTCGTTTTCCTGCCGGGCCCGGAATGAGTCGTCGCCGGAGCCGGGGAGGAAGATCTTGATGGCTACATCGCGGCCGAGCAGCAGGTCTGTTGCCTTGTAAACGGCAGACATGGCGCCCCGACCCAGCACGGGTCCCAACTGGTAGCGGCCGTCCAGTGTGTCGTCGATGGAATCGGGGACACGGGAGTCCACGGCCTCGTCATTGTTGCCCACGAAATGTCACGTCCTTCAGGCATACCTGGAGCCGCGGACCCAACCACTGTCCTTGCGTCACCAAGCAATGCCGTCAATCAAACTTTCACGATGGCCGCGCGGCCAATCTGCTTCAGCCACGTGCGGCCCAGGCAAGGAGCCCAAACAGCATCATCCGGTTTCACCAGATAAGTTATCAGGATACTGATTAAATCGCTGGAAGAACAATGGGGGCAGCTGCATTGCGGCCGATGTCAGGCCTCGCGCAACTGATCCACCGCCGCCCGCAACTTGCCCGCGGGCACGCCCAGGGTCCATTCGGCAACGTCGGTGACGAACCGCGTAAACGCTTCATAATCAAAGGAGCCGGGGTTGTTGGCGTAGGAGCCGACGCCGTCGATCGCCACCCAGATCCGGATGCAGGCTGCGAATGGATCGTCGACGGCGAAGTCACCCGACGCCCGGCCATCTTCAATGAGCGCGGTCAGCCGGGTTCGGTCCAGATGCTCCTGCGCCAGCATGGCCTCGGCCAACGCGGGAGTAAAGCGGCAGAGGTGCCTCGCGTTGAGCCATAGCCGGGTCAACGGAAAGGCCCCGTTGCCTTCGATGCGTGAAACCAAATGGGCCATGCGGTGCAGGGGAGTTCCGTCGTCGGGAAACAACTCTTCCCGCTCCTCCGAAACGGCGAGGACAAAGGCTGCAACCACCAGGTCTTCGGCGGCCGGATAGTAATGGCTGATCAGGCCGGGCCGGACACCCAGCCGGTCCGCGACGGCGCGGAGGGTAATCCGCTCGAGCCCCTCGGCCAGGGCAATGGACGCGGCCTCGGAAAGGATTTCTGCGCGGCGCTCGTCAGGTAATTTCCGGACACGTTGGGGCGGGGGGCTTGACACCATGATCGACAGTCTATTGGATTAGTGACCAATAGCACGTTGGTCACGCGACCAATAGCATCACCGGGCCGGTATCCCATCGTCGTGAGCCGGTCTTTGCCCGAGAGGAACAGCGTTGTCCCAGCCCCATGCCACTGATCCGGTCAGCTATCCGGAACCCCTTGCCCACCCCGAAACCCGCGGCATCGAACTCATCGAGGCCTCGGAACGGCACGGCCGCGCCCGCGATCTCTTCCCCGTATGGGCGGCCCCCAACGTCAGCGTCCTGAATTTCACAGTCGGCGCCTCACTGATCCTGCTCGGCTTGGAACTGTGGCAGGCCCTCCTTGTCATCGTCGCCGGCAGCCTCCCATGGATCCTCACCGGGATCGTGGCCACCAGCGGCCCGGCCGCCGGAACATCCGGCTCCGTCATCACCCGCGCCATCTACGGGATCCGCGGCAACAGGGTAGTGGTCGCTTTCTTTGGCTGGTTCATTTCCGCCGTCTTCCTGGCCCTGAACTGGCTGGCGTCCTCCTTCATGGGCGCTGAACTCCTGGCACAGCTTGGCTTCACGGATCCCGTAGCCGGCCCGGTGACCGTCACCATCGTCGTGGCCGCGATTACCGTGGTGGTGGCAGTGTTCGGCCACAGCCTGATCCTCCGCAGCTACCCCTTGGTGGCCTCCGTGCTGCTGGCCATCTTCCTGCTGGTGACGGCGTTCGTCCTGCCCCATGTGCAATGGGATTATGCCGCCCCGGCACCGCTTGAAGGTGCTGGGCTGTGGTCTGCCGCGACCATTGGCTTCGCCATTCTGGCTTCCACTCCCCTGTCCTACAGCAACAGCCCGGACCTGGCCCGCTACCTCCCCGAGAACACCAAGCGCTCGCACATCATCGCGGCCACGGCCTTCGGCGGGGCGTTGCCCTGCATGTTCTTCACGGCCGTGGGCGCATTGCTGGCTACCGGCATCAGCCCGGCAGCCATGGACCTCGGCATCGAGTCTGCACTCCTGGCCCTGCTCCCGGCCTGGCTGGGACCGATCTTCGTAGTGGGGGTCATCATCAACACGATCTCGCTGAACGGCATGACCACCTACACCGCCAGCATGGCGTTCCAGTCCATCGGCGTCCCGATCCGGCGCATCCCATCAGCCATTGTGGTCGGGGGCATCGGCGCGGCGCTGACCATCTACCTCGTCATGTCCACCAGCCTCCTGGACGCCGTCAACCTGATGCTTCAACTTCTGGTCCTGATTTCCGGGCCCACCATGACCATCTTCGCCGTGGACGTCATCCTTCGCCGCAACCGCTACAAGGGCGAGGAACTCTTCAATGAGAAACCGGGCGGCCCGTTCTGGTACAGCCGCGGCTGGCACATCCCGGGCATGCTCGCGGTGGTCCTCGGCGCCGCCGTGGCCTCACTCTTCCTCACCAACGCCGTATGGACCGGACCAATCTCGGCTGCCATGGGCTTCCTGGATCTCTCCGTACCCGTCTCCATGATCGTCACCGCCGGCGTGTACATCGTATTGACCCCCTCCCTGCGCCGCAGCACCACCACACCATCCGTCACCCAAGGAGCGCATGCATGAACGCCCCCACCGGCCACCACCCATCCCGCTATCCCGGCGCCACCGGCCAGCCAACGCTGGACACCTGGCAGGAGGGACCGCACAACCGTTGGACGTTCGCGCACCTTGGCGAGATCGTCCCGACGGCGACAGTTTCCCGCCGCCTCCCTGACGCCTCCGCTGCGGCTGCTGGCAGCTTGAACGGGCTGGGGCTCCCGGACCTGTTGCACCGGCTCGAAGAGACTTATACCGATGCCTTCCTGGTCCTGCACCGCAACCAGGTCATCGCAGAGTACTACCGCCCCGGCTTCGCACCCGATGACCTGCACTTGGTGATGAGCGTTTCAAAGTCCATGTGCGGGCTGGTAGTGGGGGCCTTGATCGATTCGGGAGAGATTGTCCCCACTGCGCGCGTGGTGGACTACATCCCGGAGCTCGCCGGCTCCGCCTACGACGGTCCCACCATCCAGAACGTGCTGGATATGGCCATCCACCTCGACTACAGCGAGGACTATGTGGATCCAGCATCCGAGGTCCAGACCCATGACCGTTCCGCAGGGTGGCGCACCCGCCGCCCCGGAGACCCCCAGGACACCTACGCATTCCTGACCACCCTGACCGGGAACGGCACCGCGTCCGAATTCCAGTACTCCTCGGCCAACACCGATGTTCTTGCCTGGGTCATCGAGCGCGTCACCGGGCTGCGCTACTCCGAAGCCCTGTCCACGTATCTGTGGTCCAAACTCGGTGCAGACAGGGACGCCACCATTACCGTGGATTCCGCCGGCTTCGGCTTCGCGAACGGCGGGGTTTCCTGCACCGCCCGGGACCTCGCCCGGGTGGGGCAGCTAATGCTCGACGACGGCGAAGCTCCCCTTGGCAGGG from Arthrobacter sp. StoSoilB20 includes these protein-coding regions:
- a CDS encoding DUF998 domain-containing protein, translated to MTEPASGIPAASATVPADPPALAGPPSQGPTPPDSTPPDSAQPGSTPPGSTPPGSTPPGSQHRRLANESEALLAASSAAVVAGLAGLLLFFGRTPPLWGGVSLGLVSAGAVLVLGLASAYIGYWRSRYQPDQHWRLGLPAWKFIVDASTVALVHALIAAIATVAVFLLLQRSFQGLTVDIYAATVGMAVVSGLAAYWIYLSVYDISTRKLSGLLVLFMVMSIVASMATSQDPKWWEYHFSQLGTVGGASSGLFNLSLIVAGFFITTFAVYLDRDLRSLIAQGVLVKPWSAGLCSGAFVAMGLLLAGVGVVPLSVSFLIHTLFASGMAVVFILLLLASPFILRGLPRRFFLVCGSFLAALIVSLVLFYPVGYFNLTAFELIAFVIIYGWIAVFIRLLDALATRND
- a CDS encoding carbohydrate ABC transporter permease, which gives rise to MSTATISRTASQTPMPAQSRRRRARNGSFASTFTVNALLILGCAYMVLPVVWLFFASTKNTADLYGTAAYAFGEPAFLENVMAVLNQDGGMFLRWMANSMFYAAFGAILGGLISVMAGYAFDKFQFRWKDSFFGIVLVGVLIPNTATVLPMYLLASVFGITNTIWAILIPVLCNPFGVYLARVYSAAYVPAETLEAARVDGAGPIRSFFSLGLPMMMPGYITIALFQFVGVWNNFMLPLVMLQDQKLLPVSVGISIWQGYSIPQPEFTPMVITGSLLSIIPLLLAFIMLQRFWKSGLTAGSVK
- a CDS encoding hydroxyacid dehydrogenase, encoding MRLNVALAMPAHTARAVFPSRSLDPLEPALTLLSRDPIEDFTTPDGRAVLSEADILITGWGCPMIDHAVLDAAPRLRYVLHAAGSVKHHVGDACWERGLQVSSAADANAIPVAEYTVAMIILANKRVLQIARALHTTRTDVLAEQLFPDMGNYRKRVGIIGASKIGRHVIRLLAPYDLEVVVADPYLSPEEAEVLGVGLVSLEELVAHSDVVSLHAPSLPSTRNLMDAGLIERMRPGATFINTSRGELVDQDALLARVERGDLYAILDVTTPWVLPAGSRFYTHPNVLLTPHVAGSLGNELERMAASAVNEALRLSRGESLQYPVKLEDLAFMA
- a CDS encoding cation transporter; this encodes MPTVQLGAERRALRASLWVSAVSAAGALVLGVLSGTRIIVFDGAYMGIGLVLTAISLKASSASAGGPTRRFPFGRDALTPLVVLIQGLAVAGTLLVAAGDAVVVIRDGGSPVSAAIIAIYGAATAAIGFGVAAWMRRAAPDSDLVVAEIAQWRAGAILSVMMLLGAGAALVLQGLGLNDVALYVDPVLVLLACLILAYIPIGLIRTGLNELLEGAPSKELDAAITQAIQGVRAEYGLQEPLIRSGKVGRKLYVEVDFVVSGSEWNVGEEDAVRRAVAEALEPLGLDVWAYVALTAAPELFE
- a CDS encoding MFS transporter — encoded protein: MTEQEPSTAASTDTIDLSVRTPAQRSRTFTGILINTAIANITTSYLWFALTFWVYLESRNVIATGVIGGAYMLLIALSSISFGTFVDRYRKLAVMRFAAMFTLVMFVLSGIMFLLTPEEALLDLTQPWFWIFTMIILIGAVVENMRNIALSTTVTILIEPDRRPNANGLVGMVQGLMFIVTSVLSGLSVGLLGMGWTVVVALVLTAVAFAHLLTLRMPEEVRAAASDAEGGFDLRGSWAAVMAISGLFALILFSTFNNFIGGVYMALMDPYGLEMFSVEMWGTVFAVGATGFVVGGALIGKFGLGSNPLRTMLIAVMLMGLIGALFTVREWAWLYIAGIWLYMALVPVVEAAEQTVIQKVVPLPRQGRVFGFAMAFESAAAPITAFLIAPIAQFWIIPYARSSEGAAQLEPLLGEGISRGIALVFLAAGLIMIAVALLAFLTPVYRRVSASYATTAAEESAESAAESAAESAAGPAAEESAAG
- a CDS encoding serine/threonine-protein kinase, with protein sequence MGNNDEAVDSRVPDSIDDTLDGRYQLGPVLGRGAMSAVYKATDLLLGRDVAIKIFLPGSGDDSFRARQENEMRLLAAFDHPGLVAALDAGVDTRNDEERAYLVMELAEGRDLRAMLSEGPLTIPETARIGTRLAGALSQVHAKGVIHRDIKPANILVSDDDVLGGSVKLADFGVALVMNDHRLTATGFTVGTAQYLSPEQAQGLHLTPASDIYSLGLVLLECLTGKAEYPGTPIETASARLHRAPQIPLDLPAPLRSLLEAMTDMDPEKRPAAQEVEQSLAADGIQTGRRTAVLTAVPPQGPLRSATRKQATITSIQSFTKRRPKTVRGVAAAAVTIPIALLLLAQGIGLAGNTPDPSQPADPGISQADPQPATPEVTRDPAGTAPDAPEGPGPSATAPAAPKAADPGPAEVVNLPETTQPELGTVPAGQPVVEQAPLSGKELAAQKSEGKSGKKSESGKGNGK
- a CDS encoding GAF domain-containing sensor histidine kinase, which produces MTEIQGQLSFTKDAARDLELQEYGLDPAVDSTLLPNAAVMSALQNLVRLATELCGAPFGVVNIISAEYQHQIGAWGVDPGVCSREDSMCAKVFLSRERTVVADASKDPRFADNPFVTGEIGDVRFYASVPLQTESGFVPGTLCVFSDKTKELTPEQVSMLEVLAKQVVELLELQHRTVQLDRTYSELRESNAKLAGFAGRVSHDLRIPLTTILGYVELVEDDPDVEPQSTAAQYLDRIGASGRRMLGMLEDVLSYSRVGGGIQPVTVSLREVAQEVARDLGIENDDVVDVQELRLQADRGQLRTLLQNLVSNAMNYRSPDRELRVRISGVSNYHGATVFVADNGKGIAPEDRAKVLEPLVRLRRQGDGPGSGLGLATCSSIAKAHGGDLTLAETPGGGTTVAVSFPSGS
- a CDS encoding STAS/SEC14 domain-containing protein → MAQQDHCDYVIGFEPEDIMFLAWKPGVRIEAANARAAVEAVNDLAAGRRYPLLVTMAETAHLSRAARDVFVEPCAASRIALLGNNPVDRMLADYQLAVQEPPCPTQFFTSAAEARAWLRLSPDEDGRGAQQEAGGNPQKDRHEDRSGSVGRTAP